In Halorientalis sp. LT38, a genomic segment contains:
- a CDS encoding phosphatase PAP2 family protein, translating to MGLLELSIRVLGVVAVMLVAASLIVVGPRRLRATWTDGRQRIRETGPAMAVLAVVLLLNSVVRDVSNDVSQLVGVRITSTIFAIEGTFVAEVQSLAAPPLTGYFSFVYVYGYAFLMIFPVVAYLALEDQRPMRELVVAYILNYGIGLICYLAFIAYGPRNFMPDLVEPLLYTNWPRSQLLTSEINRNTNVFPSLHTSLSVTVALLAYRTRDAYPAWLPVATIGAASVAASTMYLGIHWGVDVVAGTLLAVFCVVAARRIRLFSDRHDDAVRERFDRLAPNGWRDRLPSWRR from the coding sequence ATGGGACTGCTCGAACTCTCCATCCGTGTGCTCGGCGTGGTCGCGGTGATGCTCGTCGCGGCCTCGCTCATCGTCGTCGGCCCGCGTCGACTCAGAGCGACGTGGACGGACGGCCGCCAGCGGATCAGAGAGACGGGCCCGGCGATGGCCGTGCTCGCGGTCGTCCTCCTGTTGAACAGCGTCGTCAGGGACGTGAGCAACGACGTCTCACAGCTGGTCGGCGTCCGGATCACGAGTACCATCTTCGCCATCGAGGGGACCTTCGTCGCGGAGGTGCAGTCGCTCGCAGCACCCCCGCTGACCGGCTACTTCTCGTTCGTCTACGTCTACGGCTACGCGTTCCTCATGATCTTCCCGGTGGTGGCGTACCTGGCGCTGGAGGACCAGCGGCCGATGCGCGAACTCGTCGTCGCGTACATCCTCAACTACGGGATCGGGCTGATCTGCTATCTGGCCTTCATCGCCTACGGCCCGCGCAACTTCATGCCCGACCTGGTCGAACCGCTGCTGTACACGAACTGGCCGCGGTCGCAACTGCTGACGAGCGAGATCAACCGCAACACCAACGTCTTCCCCTCGCTGCACACCTCCCTGTCCGTGACCGTCGCGCTGCTGGCCTACCGGACCCGCGACGCCTATCCCGCCTGGCTCCCCGTCGCGACCATCGGCGCGGCGAGCGTCGCCGCCTCGACGATGTACCTGGGGATCCACTGGGGGGTCGACGTCGTCGCCGGGACGCTCCTCGCGGTGTTCTGCGTCGTCGCGGCGCGGCGCATCCGTCTCTTTTCCGACCGGCACGACGACGCCGTTCGCGAGCGGTTCGATCGCCTCGCCCCGAACGGCTGGCGCGACCGGCTCCCCAGTTGGCGGCGCTGA
- a CDS encoding multidrug transporter, with protein sequence MPGRPSQSRPLQMVGALVALVAVVGTVAFGWRWGSGDPLPTVLGVTAAAVAVGWTLYRRFDLG encoded by the coding sequence ATGCCCGGTCGTCCCTCGCAATCGAGACCCCTCCAGATGGTCGGCGCGCTCGTCGCGCTCGTGGCCGTCGTCGGGACCGTCGCCTTCGGGTGGCGCTGGGGGAGCGGTGACCCGCTTCCGACGGTCCTCGGCGTCACTGCCGCCGCAGTCGCCGTCGGCTGGACACTGTACCGCCGCTTCGACCTGGGGTAG
- a CDS encoding DUF6149 family protein, which yields MKLRQNVRHWAAKKALTAPVIGQRVNDKLVDLHTGIFLEKADADHREARRAHLDEFFDATMDTYVAALDAGYTEAEAREITHVQANFDFYNHGWTEMMEFPSDELEAHYDRYADFFQRWGITIDDPLGDFRPAGGIPEAPSTPEKLDDPEHPHAEGGFADDVYVETDDGEVVVGGQDEPEDVDPSEAPGVDSDEAGAD from the coding sequence ATGAAACTCCGACAGAACGTGCGCCACTGGGCCGCCAAGAAGGCGCTGACGGCGCCCGTCATCGGCCAGCGGGTCAACGACAAGCTGGTCGACCTCCACACGGGCATCTTCCTGGAGAAGGCAGACGCCGACCACCGCGAGGCCCGGCGCGCGCACCTCGACGAGTTCTTCGACGCCACGATGGACACCTACGTCGCGGCGCTCGACGCCGGCTACACGGAGGCCGAGGCCCGGGAGATCACGCACGTCCAGGCCAACTTCGACTTCTACAACCACGGCTGGACGGAGATGATGGAGTTCCCGAGCGACGAGCTCGAGGCCCACTACGACCGCTACGCCGACTTCTTCCAGCGCTGGGGAATCACCATCGACGACCCCCTGGGCGACTTCCGCCCCGCTGGCGGGATCCCCGAGGCTCCCTCGACCCCCGAGAAACTCGACGACCCCGAACACCCTCACGCCGAGGGCGGCTTCGCCGACGACGTGTACGTCGAGACCGACGACGGCGAGGTCGTCGTCGGCGGGCAGGACGAACCCGAAGACGTCGACCCGAGCGAGGCGCCCGGCGTCGACTCCGACGAGGCCGGCGCGGACTGA
- a CDS encoding Lrp/AsnC family transcriptional regulator yields MDELDRQILSILRRDARTAYTEIADRVGTSEGTVRNRVERLVEDGIIERFTVATSTGNVKAMIELGVDVNVDTAAVCDRIIEWREVDSVWQVSGEEDIVLVVDAADTERVNELITKARELDEVVSTKTRLILDERLG; encoded by the coding sequence ATGGACGAGCTGGACCGGCAGATCCTGAGTATCCTGCGGCGGGACGCTCGGACGGCCTACACCGAGATCGCGGATCGGGTGGGGACCTCGGAGGGGACGGTCCGCAACCGCGTCGAGCGTCTCGTCGAGGACGGGATCATCGAGCGCTTTACCGTCGCCACGTCCACCGGGAACGTCAAAGCGATGATCGAGCTCGGCGTCGACGTCAACGTCGACACCGCGGCCGTCTGCGACCGCATCATCGAGTGGCGCGAGGTCGACTCCGTCTGGCAGGTCTCCGGCGAGGAGGACATCGTGCTGGTCGTCGACGCCGCCGACACCGAGCGAGTCAACGAGCTGATCACGAAGGCCCGGGAGCTCGACGAAGTGGTGAGCACGAAGACTCGCCTCATCTTGGACGAGCGGCTCGGGTAG
- a CDS encoding DUF5815 family protein, whose translation MAEPRVPGGGSDRLELACGESVSPRDLDLGVREYDCDCGDAHGVVMDVHPLGRFVPESLADVLRATVEPADEFDEFTTAHLMGMLIEEFPELVASADLSDDGDVGYGAVWITDFDARRLHEVVVELLVELMEHAMSHAGDDDAMAEFEEQMLEFDVSEFVERYRAEREFESEHDTAI comes from the coding sequence ATGGCAGAACCGCGCGTCCCGGGCGGCGGGAGCGACCGGCTCGAGTTGGCCTGCGGCGAGTCCGTCAGCCCCCGCGACCTCGACCTGGGGGTCCGGGAGTACGACTGCGACTGCGGCGACGCCCACGGGGTCGTGATGGACGTCCACCCGCTGGGGCGGTTCGTCCCGGAGTCGCTGGCCGACGTGTTGCGGGCGACGGTCGAACCCGCCGACGAGTTCGACGAGTTCACGACGGCTCACCTGATGGGGATGCTCATCGAGGAGTTCCCCGAACTGGTCGCGAGCGCGGACCTCTCTGACGACGGTGACGTGGGCTACGGCGCCGTCTGGATCACCGACTTCGACGCCCGACGGCTCCACGAGGTCGTCGTCGAACTCCTCGTCGAGTTGATGGAACACGCCATGAGCCACGCCGGCGACGACGACGCCATGGCCGAGTTCGAAGAACAGATGCTCGAGTTCGACGTGAGCGAGTTCGTCGAGCGGTATCGGGCCGAACGGGAGTTCGAGTCCGAACACGACACGGCGATCTGA
- a CDS encoding NAD(P)/FAD-dependent oxidoreductase, which yields MSASHVIIGDGIAGSSAAETIREQDPDADITVVTEEGEALYNRILIKEFAKGKLPEAPISIHEEDWYAERDIDLALDTVVTGVDTDEKVVRTHEGDDIEYDKLLVATGGTPTQLPVENSDAEGIHHFWTFQDARAIREHADESETGIVIGAGLLGIDLAAICGAQDVEANYLMRGNRWWRYALSLDGAQIIHDALAENGVTPVFDSGVDRFTVDDDGHVTGAVDPNGDEFDGEFVGVAIGLDFNTEFLGDTDLELDDGVVVDEYMQTNVEDVYAAGDITRFYDTIIGEYTQNGAWGSAKEQGAVAGQNMVADDEAEAFRWVSSYSITHFDFPFLSFGHPTLGDDHAERKYSDTEWRRIAFKDGKVVGGVLIGDLAPQSKYKQLIREEREVADQKEVLLQQSVDLDELDAPATAESE from the coding sequence ATGAGCGCGTCGCACGTCATCATCGGAGACGGCATCGCGGGGAGTTCCGCCGCGGAGACGATCCGGGAACAGGACCCCGATGCCGACATCACCGTCGTCACCGAGGAGGGTGAGGCGCTGTACAACCGGATCCTCATCAAGGAGTTCGCCAAGGGGAAACTCCCGGAGGCCCCCATCTCGATCCACGAGGAAGACTGGTACGCCGAGCGGGACATCGACCTCGCGCTCGACACCGTGGTGACGGGCGTCGACACCGACGAGAAGGTGGTCCGCACCCACGAGGGCGACGACATCGAGTACGACAAACTCCTCGTCGCGACCGGCGGCACGCCCACGCAGCTCCCCGTCGAAAACTCGGACGCCGAGGGCATCCACCACTTCTGGACCTTCCAGGACGCCCGCGCCATCCGGGAGCACGCGGACGAGTCCGAGACCGGCATCGTCATCGGGGCGGGCCTGCTGGGCATCGACCTGGCGGCTATCTGCGGTGCGCAGGACGTGGAGGCGAACTACCTGATGCGGGGCAACCGCTGGTGGCGCTACGCCCTCTCGCTCGACGGGGCGCAGATCATCCACGACGCGCTCGCGGAGAACGGCGTCACCCCGGTCTTCGACTCCGGTGTCGACCGCTTCACGGTCGACGACGACGGCCACGTCACGGGCGCGGTCGACCCCAACGGCGACGAGTTCGACGGCGAGTTCGTCGGCGTCGCCATCGGGCTCGACTTCAACACCGAGTTCCTCGGCGACACGGACCTGGAACTCGACGACGGGGTCGTCGTCGACGAGTACATGCAGACGAACGTCGAGGACGTCTACGCGGCGGGCGACATCACGCGCTTTTACGACACCATCATCGGCGAGTACACGCAGAACGGGGCCTGGGGCTCGGCCAAGGAGCAGGGCGCCGTCGCCGGCCAGAACATGGTCGCCGACGACGAAGCCGAAGCGTTCCGCTGGGTCTCCTCGTACTCGATCACCCACTTCGACTTCCCCTTCCTCTCCTTCGGCCACCCGACGCTGGGCGACGACCACGCAGAGCGCAAGTACTCCGACACCGAGTGGCGCCGCATCGCCTTCAAGGACGGCAAGGTCGTCGGCGGCGTCCTCATCGGCGACCTGGCCCCCCAGTCGAAGTACAAGCAGCTGATCCGCGAGGAACGCGAGGTCGCCGACCAGAAGGAGGTCCTCCTCCAGCAGAGCGTCGACCTCGACGAACTGGACGCCCCCGCGACCGCCGAGTCCGAGTAG
- the carB gene encoding carbamoyl-phosphate synthase large subunit, whose product MTDGPDEAETILLIGSGPIKIGQAAEFDYSGAQACRALQEEGARVVLVNSNPATIMTDPEMADKVYIEPINTEAIAEIIRKEKPDGVIAGLGGQTGLNVTAELAEEGVLEEHDVEVMGTPLDTIYATEDRDQFRQRMESIGEPVCESVTIESVDEVEDAVEAVGGLPVIMRTTYTLGGAGSGVIDEMEELKEATRKGLSLSRDNRVMITESIDGWIELEYEVMRDADDSCIIICNMENIDPMGIHTGESIVVTPSQVIPDEGHQEMRNTALKVIRELGIQGGCNIQFAWRDDGTPGGEYRVVEVNPRVSRSSALASKATGYPIARVTAKVAMGKRLHEIENEITGQTTAAFEPAIDYVVTKVPRWPKDKFRDVEFELGPGMKSTGEAMAIGRTFEESMLKALRSSEYDPAVDWADVSDDELESQWLERPTPDRTYAIFEAFERDYSIEKVNELTEIREWYLERYKRIADAAAGAAAGDFATAAEEGFTDQEITAIAGGEFNDTHASWLPDRDEAQQVDSEEVSADGSGVTVEQVDAETPDRTFKQVDTCAGEFAASTPYYYSSREPLSGLGRDEVQVDRDVESVVVVGGGPIRIGQGVEFDYCSVHAVQALEDAGIDAHVVNNNPETVSTDYDTSDGLFFEPITAEEVADVIETTDADGVMVQFGGQTSVDIGEPLEDEIERRGLDCEIMGTAVEAMDLAEDRDRFNQLMDELGIAQAEGGTATSEQEALEIARDIGYPVLVRPSYVLGGRAMDVVYNDEDLKTYIEEAVRVSPDKPILIDDFLADAVELDVDAVADGDDVLIGGIMEHVETAGVHSGDSACMIPPRSLSEETLARVREVTEDIAAALDTVGLLNVQLAVKDGTVYVLEANPRSSRTVPFVSKATGVPIAKLAAQVMAGATLEDLDVDEQIPDQVSVKEVVLPFDRLPGSDPRLGPEMKSTGEVMGTAGSFGKAYQKAQMSVGKAIPLEGSAIVDLPVIGFEEHFDVEDLDEADLEAVKSRLRDGEIDLVVSRNREILEVCVEETITYFSTIESAEAALEAIESADQPLNVQDVAARPKDTRDWGDY is encoded by the coding sequence ATGACAGACGGACCAGACGAGGCGGAGACGATCCTGCTGATCGGAAGCGGGCCGATCAAGATCGGGCAGGCAGCGGAGTTCGACTACTCCGGCGCACAGGCCTGCCGCGCGCTCCAGGAGGAGGGTGCGCGGGTCGTCCTGGTGAACTCGAACCCGGCGACGATCATGACCGACCCGGAGATGGCCGACAAGGTGTACATCGAGCCGATCAACACCGAGGCCATCGCCGAGATCATCCGGAAGGAGAAACCGGACGGCGTCATCGCCGGTCTGGGCGGCCAGACGGGGCTGAACGTCACGGCCGAACTGGCCGAGGAAGGCGTCCTCGAGGAACACGACGTCGAGGTGATGGGGACGCCGCTGGACACCATCTACGCGACCGAGGACCGCGACCAGTTCCGCCAGCGCATGGAGTCCATCGGCGAACCGGTCTGTGAATCCGTGACCATCGAGTCCGTCGACGAGGTCGAGGACGCCGTCGAGGCCGTCGGCGGCCTCCCGGTCATCATGCGGACGACCTACACCCTGGGCGGTGCGGGGTCGGGCGTCATCGACGAGATGGAGGAACTGAAGGAGGCCACCCGGAAGGGGCTCAGCCTCTCGCGCGACAATCGCGTGATGATCACCGAGTCGATCGACGGCTGGATCGAACTGGAGTACGAGGTGATGCGCGACGCCGACGACTCGTGTATCATCATCTGCAACATGGAGAACATCGACCCGATGGGCATCCACACCGGCGAGTCAATCGTCGTCACGCCCAGCCAGGTCATCCCCGACGAGGGCCACCAGGAGATGCGCAACACGGCCCTGAAGGTCATTCGCGAACTCGGCATCCAGGGCGGCTGTAACATCCAGTTCGCCTGGCGCGACGACGGCACGCCCGGCGGCGAATACAGAGTGGTGGAGGTCAACCCGCGCGTCTCCCGCTCCTCGGCGCTGGCCTCGAAGGCGACCGGCTACCCCATCGCCCGCGTCACCGCGAAGGTCGCGATGGGCAAGCGCCTCCACGAGATCGAAAACGAGATCACCGGCCAGACCACCGCCGCCTTCGAGCCGGCGATCGACTACGTCGTGACGAAGGTGCCGCGCTGGCCCAAGGACAAGTTCCGCGACGTGGAGTTCGAACTCGGCCCAGGCATGAAGTCCACGGGCGAGGCCATGGCCATCGGCCGGACGTTCGAGGAGTCGATGCTCAAGGCCCTCCGCTCCTCCGAGTACGACCCCGCGGTCGACTGGGCGGACGTCAGCGACGACGAACTCGAATCCCAGTGGCTCGAACGCCCGACGCCCGACCGCACCTACGCGATCTTCGAGGCCTTCGAGCGCGACTACTCGATCGAGAAAGTCAACGAACTCACCGAGATCCGCGAGTGGTACCTCGAACGCTACAAGCGGATCGCCGACGCCGCCGCGGGCGCCGCGGCGGGCGACTTCGCGACCGCCGCCGAAGAAGGGTTCACCGACCAGGAGATCACCGCCATCGCCGGCGGCGAGTTCAACGACACGCACGCCTCCTGGCTGCCTGATCGCGACGAGGCACAGCAGGTCGACAGCGAGGAGGTGTCCGCGGACGGCTCCGGCGTCACCGTCGAGCAGGTCGACGCCGAGACGCCCGACCGCACGTTCAAGCAGGTCGACACCTGCGCGGGCGAGTTCGCCGCCTCGACGCCGTACTACTACTCCTCGCGCGAGCCGCTGTCGGGACTGGGCCGCGACGAGGTGCAGGTCGACCGCGACGTCGAGAGCGTCGTGGTCGTCGGCGGCGGCCCGATCCGCATCGGGCAGGGCGTCGAGTTCGACTACTGTTCGGTCCACGCCGTCCAGGCGCTCGAGGACGCGGGCATCGACGCCCACGTCGTCAACAACAACCCCGAGACCGTCTCGACGGACTACGACACCTCCGACGGCCTGTTCTTCGAGCCGATCACCGCCGAGGAGGTCGCCGACGTGATCGAGACCACCGACGCCGACGGCGTGATGGTCCAGTTCGGCGGCCAGACCTCCGTCGACATCGGCGAGCCCCTCGAAGACGAGATCGAGCGCCGCGGCCTCGACTGCGAAATCATGGGGACGGCCGTCGAGGCGATGGACCTCGCGGAGGACCGCGACCGCTTCAACCAGCTGATGGACGAACTGGGCATCGCCCAGGCCGAGGGCGGGACCGCGACCTCCGAACAGGAGGCCCTGGAGATCGCTCGCGACATCGGCTACCCCGTCCTCGTGCGCCCGAGCTACGTGCTGGGCGGCCGCGCGATGGACGTGGTCTACAACGACGAGGACCTCAAGACCTACATCGAGGAGGCGGTTCGCGTCTCCCCGGACAAGCCGATCCTCATCGACGACTTCCTCGCCGACGCCGTGGAACTGGACGTCGACGCCGTGGCCGACGGCGACGACGTGCTCATCGGCGGCATCATGGAACACGTCGAAACCGCCGGCGTCCACTCCGGCGACTCGGCGTGTATGATCCCGCCGCGCTCGCTGTCGGAGGAGACGCTCGCCCGCGTCCGCGAGGTCACCGAGGACATCGCGGCGGCGCTGGACACGGTGGGCCTGCTCAACGTCCAGCTCGCAGTGAAAGACGGCACCGTCTACGTACTGGAGGCCAACCCGCGCTCCTCCCGCACCGTGCCCTTCGTCTCGAAGGCGACGGGCGTCCCCATCGCGAAGCTGGCCGCGCAGGTCATGGCCGGCGCGACCCTCGAGGACCTGGACGTCGACGAGCAGATCCCCGACCAGGTCTCCGTCAAGGAGGTCGTCCTGCCCTTCGACCGCCTGCCGGGTAGCGACCCGCGCCTGGGCCCGGAGATGAAGTCGACCGGCGAGGTCATGGGCACCGCCGGCTCCTTCGGCAAGGCCTACCAGAAGGCCCAGATGTCCGTCGGCAAGGCCATCCCCCTCGAAGGGTCGGCCATCGTCGACCTGCCGGTGATCGGCTTCGAGGAGCACTTCGACGTCGAGGACCTCGACGAGGCCGACCTCGAAGCGGTCAAGTCCCGCCTGCGCGACGGCGAGATCGACCTCGTCGTCTCGCGCAACCGCGAGATCCTGGAGGTGTGCGTCGAGGAGACGATCACCTACTTCTCGACTATCGAGAGCGCCGAGGCGGCGCTGGAGGCCATCGAGTCGGCCGACCAGCCCCTGAACGTCCAGGACGTCGCCGCCCGCCCGAAGGACACCCGCGACTGGGGCGACTACTGA
- a CDS encoding ABC transporter substrate-binding protein, giving the protein MSAGGDGLGRRKLLAGAATVAAGSSAGCLDRLQALLGWRSGGQLTVRIKTLPADADPYAQRLARAVGAWFQSAGVDARIVPTAEDELRRQILVNHQFDLFVGRTPDVPRRPDALHSLLHSTGVSSPGWRNPFGYSNFQVDELLDRQRRASGDARRDAVASLQRTISRTQPFSILGFPQTIRAVRTDRFTGWDRADLDSPIGYLALEATTGAGTSPRTLRFGTTYEEETQNLNPLAVRFRDNTILTNLLYEPLGRTYDGDRIRPWLAADWTFDEWDGGQRATVRLRSNQRWHDGEPLTASDVAFTYDFVADTSAEDSENFVPVPRYQGEASLVENVRAVDLRTVEFTFGDVSRAVARRAFTVPLLPEHVWQQRREPATIGGVDVGGQVTEALVTENLPAIGSGPLAFAEDPSGVELVLERFDDHFLHRNAGDEFPSWMDGGIPFERLVVRADVSDGIIVESAADGTLDAAINGIGAQTVDRIESAEELELLTRPSNSYYILGYNARRAPLSNFQFRRLLSGLIDRQSLVETVYDGYASAAASPLADTDWVPASLEWNGDHPMTPFLGTDGELDEDRVRQAWANIGYRYENGNLRGR; this is encoded by the coding sequence ATGTCGGCCGGCGGAGACGGACTGGGCAGGCGGAAGCTCCTGGCCGGGGCCGCGACGGTGGCGGCCGGGTCGAGCGCCGGCTGTCTCGACCGGCTCCAGGCGCTGCTGGGCTGGCGCTCCGGCGGGCAGCTCACGGTGCGGATCAAGACGCTCCCGGCGGACGCCGACCCGTACGCCCAGCGGCTGGCCCGTGCGGTGGGGGCGTGGTTCCAGTCCGCGGGCGTCGACGCCCGGATCGTCCCGACCGCCGAGGACGAACTCCGCCGGCAGATCCTCGTGAACCACCAGTTCGACCTGTTCGTCGGGCGGACGCCGGACGTTCCCCGGCGGCCGGACGCGCTGCACTCGCTGTTGCACTCGACGGGCGTCTCCTCGCCGGGGTGGCGCAACCCATTCGGGTACTCGAACTTCCAGGTCGACGAGTTGCTCGACCGCCAGCGGCGGGCCAGCGGCGACGCGCGCCGCGACGCGGTGGCGAGCCTCCAGCGGACGATCTCGCGCACCCAGCCGTTCAGCATCCTCGGGTTCCCGCAGACGATCCGGGCCGTGCGGACCGACCGGTTCACCGGCTGGGACCGGGCCGATCTGGACTCGCCGATCGGGTATCTGGCCCTCGAGGCCACGACGGGGGCGGGGACCAGTCCGCGGACGCTCCGGTTCGGGACGACCTACGAGGAGGAGACCCAGAACCTGAACCCGCTCGCGGTGCGGTTCCGGGACAACACGATCCTGACGAACCTGCTCTACGAACCCCTGGGGCGGACCTACGACGGCGACCGGATCCGGCCGTGGCTGGCCGCCGACTGGACCTTCGACGAGTGGGACGGGGGCCAGCGGGCGACCGTCCGCCTGCGCTCGAACCAGCGCTGGCACGACGGCGAACCGCTGACGGCGAGCGACGTGGCCTTCACGTACGACTTCGTGGCCGACACCTCGGCCGAGGACAGCGAGAACTTCGTTCCCGTGCCGCGGTATCAGGGGGAGGCCAGCCTGGTCGAGAACGTCCGGGCGGTCGACCTCCGGACCGTCGAGTTCACCTTCGGCGACGTCTCGCGGGCGGTCGCCAGACGGGCGTTCACCGTCCCCCTGCTCCCCGAACACGTCTGGCAACAGCGGCGGGAACCGGCGACCATCGGCGGCGTCGACGTCGGCGGGCAGGTGACGGAGGCGCTGGTCACCGAGAACCTGCCGGCCATCGGGAGCGGGCCGCTGGCCTTCGCCGAGGACCCCTCGGGCGTCGAACTGGTCCTGGAGCGCTTCGACGATCACTTCCTCCACCGGAACGCGGGCGACGAGTTCCCGTCGTGGATGGACGGTGGGATCCCGTTCGAGCGACTGGTCGTGCGGGCGGACGTCTCGGACGGGATCATCGTCGAGTCGGCGGCCGACGGGACGCTGGACGCCGCGATCAACGGCATCGGCGCCCAGACCGTCGACCGCATCGAGAGCGCCGAGGAACTCGAACTGTTGACCCGGCCCTCGAACTCCTACTACATCCTGGGGTACAACGCGCGCCGGGCACCGCTCTCGAACTTCCAGTTCCGCCGGCTGCTGAGCGGGCTGATCGACCGCCAGTCGCTGGTCGAGACGGTTTACGACGGCTACGCCTCGGCGGCGGCGAGCCCGCTGGCCGACACCGACTGGGTCCCAGCCAGTCTCGAGTGGAACGGCGATCACCCGATGACGCCGTTCCTAGGGACGGATGGGGAACTGGACGAGGACCGCGTCCGCCAGGCCTGGGCGAACATCGGCTACCGCTACGAGAACGGGAACCTCCGCGGACGGTGA
- a CDS encoding DUF7124 domain-containing protein, with protein sequence MNGGGSGDMTLAFDLSALKELEHPDAVFNDARQWSEYVGVVSEKPTYVVTNFTRKHRIRQDFFSGPRGREESLENVKRQFETERHVFVGTDDEDEALADAVGWEFLHVEDAAEAADWELGNPEGPDQQVEDSRDDWP encoded by the coding sequence ATGAACGGTGGCGGGAGCGGCGACATGACCCTGGCGTTCGATCTGAGCGCGCTGAAGGAGCTCGAACACCCGGACGCGGTGTTCAACGACGCGCGCCAGTGGAGCGAGTACGTCGGCGTCGTCTCCGAGAAGCCGACCTACGTCGTGACCAACTTCACGCGCAAACACCGGATCCGCCAGGACTTCTTCTCGGGCCCGCGCGGCCGCGAAGAGAGCCTGGAGAACGTCAAACGCCAGTTCGAGACCGAACGCCACGTCTTCGTCGGTACCGACGACGAGGACGAGGCCCTCGCCGACGCCGTCGGCTGGGAGTTCCTCCACGTCGAGGACGCCGCCGAGGCGGCGGACTGGGAACTCGGCAACCCCGAGGGCCCCGACCAGCAGGTCGAAGACAGCCGCGACGACTGGCCCTGA
- the carA gene encoding glutamine-hydrolyzing carbamoyl-phosphate synthase small subunit: MTDAYVAIEGGRVVEARARAPGTTRGELVFTTAYTGYEESLTDPSYEEQILTFSYPLIGNYGVREERFESDRVHPRGVVARELTDDVAEWLAEEGVPAVDNLDTRELVTGIRDEGAMKCGIAAGPDVTEQDALDELDQCEHMSDHTDIGAQVSVGEPQVFNEDGDGATVALIDCGAKGSIIDSLVERDSVVHVLPYDATEDDVAAVDPDLLFVSNGPGDPENFQQTKDLVDSYAGETPMAGICLGQQVVASALGGSTEKMEFGHRGVNQPVRDLRTDQVVMTTQNHGYTVAEPGEKLEVTQINVNDDTPEGLENDDLEIITRQYHPEAHPGPHDSLGFFDDVLAMAED; this comes from the coding sequence ATGACGGACGCCTACGTCGCGATCGAGGGCGGACGCGTGGTCGAAGCGCGCGCCCGCGCTCCGGGCACGACACGCGGAGAACTGGTATTCACGACGGCCTACACCGGCTACGAGGAGAGCCTGACGGATCCCTCCTACGAAGAGCAGATCCTCACCTTCTCGTACCCGCTGATCGGCAACTACGGCGTCCGGGAGGAACGCTTCGAGTCCGACCGGGTCCACCCCCGCGGCGTCGTCGCGCGCGAACTCACCGACGACGTCGCCGAGTGGCTCGCCGAGGAGGGCGTGCCGGCCGTCGACAACCTGGACACGCGCGAACTCGTCACCGGCATCCGCGACGAGGGCGCGATGAAGTGCGGCATCGCCGCCGGCCCGGACGTCACCGAACAGGACGCGCTCGACGAACTCGACCAGTGCGAGCACATGTCCGACCACACGGACATCGGCGCGCAGGTCAGCGTCGGCGAACCCCAGGTGTTCAACGAGGACGGCGACGGCGCGACGGTCGCGCTGATCGACTGCGGCGCGAAGGGCTCGATCATCGACTCGCTGGTCGAACGCGACAGCGTCGTCCACGTCCTGCCCTACGACGCCACCGAGGACGACGTGGCCGCCGTCGACCCCGACCTGCTGTTCGTCTCGAACGGCCCCGGCGACCCCGAGAACTTCCAGCAGACGAAGGATCTCGTGGACAGCTACGCGGGCGAGACACCCATGGCCGGCATCTGCCTGGGCCAGCAGGTCGTCGCCAGCGCGCTCGGCGGCTCCACCGAGAAGATGGAGTTCGGCCACCGCGGCGTCAACCAGCCCGTCCGTGACCTCCGCACCGATCAGGTCGTCATGACCACGCAGAACCACGGCTACACCGTCGCCGAACCCGGCGAAAAGCTGGAGGTCACCCAGATCAACGTCAACGACGACACGCCCGAGGGCCTGGAGAACGACGACCTCGAGATCATCACCCGCCAGTACCACCCCGAGGCCCACCCCGGCCCCCACGACTCGCTGGGCTTCTTCGACGACGTGCTGGCGATGGCTGAGGACTGA